One segment of Nostoc flagelliforme CCNUN1 DNA contains the following:
- a CDS encoding type II toxin-antitoxin system HicB family antitoxin produces MNRYSMILQWSDEDQLFLVTIPEFADRVIMPCTHGKTREEAIRNGEEVIEMYLEAWQVEGESIPEPSTLQIA; encoded by the coding sequence ATGAATCGATACAGTATGATTCTTCAATGGTCTGATGAAGATCAGCTTTTCCTAGTTACGATTCCAGAGTTTGCCGATCGCGTTATTATGCCTTGCACTCATGGCAAAACTCGTGAGGAAGCTATTCGTAATGGCGAAGAAGTGATTGAAATGTACTTGGAAGCTTGGCAAGTAGAAGGTGAATCTATTCCAGAACCTAGCACGCTTCAAATTGCCTGA
- a CDS encoding type II toxin-antitoxin system HicA family toxin: MPRKIRELKAQIGREGFVYLPKRGKGSHERWRHPLLKKTLTIPGKDGDDVPIYLEKQLASLLTELQELREEEDL; this comes from the coding sequence ATGCCCAGGAAAATTCGGGAATTAAAAGCTCAAATTGGGCGTGAAGGATTCGTTTATTTGCCTAAACGTGGCAAAGGTAGTCATGAGCGTTGGCGTCATCCTTTGCTCAAAAAAACACTAACAATTCCCGGTAAGGATGGAGACGATGTGCCAATCTACCTAGAAAAACAGTTAGCAAGTTTATTGACTGAACTCCAAGAGTTAAGGGAGGAGGAGGATTTATGA